One genomic window of Pseudomonadota bacterium includes the following:
- a CDS encoding pyridoxal phosphate-dependent aminotransferase yields MVVMAERMSVLGTETAFEVLARANALAATGRSIINLGIGQPDFKTPAHVVEAGCKALRDGHHGYTPANGIPALREAVAADLRRRYGVEVDPGLVLVVPGGKVTMFFAIMMLGEPGAEVLYPNPGFPIYESVIRYSGATPVAIPLLEQHGFAFSAEDVLGRITAKTRLIILNSPANPTGGAVPKAEFDKFAKGMERHPGVAILADEIYGQMLYDGRQHVSLLTYPALKEQVILLDGWSKTYAMTGWRLGYSVWPKALFRGAEQLAINCHSCVNASAQYAGLAALTGPQDDVARMMTAFDERRRVIVGELNQIPGFRCVEPGGAFYAFPNIEATGLEAKALQTKLLEEAGVAVIAGTSFGAHGEGYLRFSYANSTENIREAISRIRTCLRGTLLKH; encoded by the coding sequence ATGGTGGTGATGGCTGAGCGGATGAGCGTGCTCGGCACCGAGACGGCCTTCGAGGTGTTGGCCCGCGCCAACGCGCTGGCGGCGACCGGCCGCAGCATCATCAATCTCGGCATCGGCCAGCCCGACTTCAAAACCCCGGCCCACGTGGTGGAGGCCGGTTGCAAGGCGCTCCGCGACGGGCATCACGGCTATACCCCGGCGAACGGCATTCCGGCCTTGCGCGAGGCGGTCGCCGCCGATTTGCGCCGCCGCTACGGCGTCGAGGTCGACCCGGGCTTGGTCCTGGTGGTGCCGGGCGGCAAGGTCACCATGTTCTTCGCCATCATGATGCTGGGCGAGCCCGGCGCCGAGGTGCTCTATCCCAATCCGGGCTTTCCCATCTACGAGTCGGTGATCCGCTATTCCGGCGCCACGCCGGTCGCCATCCCGCTCCTGGAACAGCACGGCTTCGCCTTCTCCGCCGAGGACGTGCTCGGGCGCATCACCGCAAAGACCCGGCTCATCATCCTCAACAGCCCGGCCAATCCCACCGGCGGCGCCGTGCCCAAGGCGGAGTTCGACAAGTTCGCAAAGGGCATGGAGCGCCATCCCGGGGTCGCCATCCTCGCCGACGAGATCTACGGCCAGATGCTCTATGACGGGCGCCAGCATGTGAGCCTGCTGACCTACCCGGCGCTCAAGGAGCAGGTGATCCTGCTCGACGGTTGGAGCAAGACCTACGCCATGACCGGCTGGCGGCTGGGCTATTCGGTCTGGCCGAAGGCGCTCTTCCGCGGCGCCGAGCAGCTCGCCATCAATTGCCATTCCTGCGTCAACGCATCGGCGCAATATGCCGGGCTCGCCGCCTTGACCGGCCCCCAGGACGACGTCGCCCGGATGATGACGGCGTTCGATGAGCGAAGGCGGGTGATCGTGGGCGAGCTCAACCAGATCCCGGGCTTCCGCTGCGTCGAGCCGGGGGGCGCCTTCTATGCCTTTCCCAACATCGAGGCGACCGGCCTCGAGGCGAAGGCGCTGCAGACCAAGCTGTTGGAGGAGGCGGGTGTGGCGGTGATCGCCGGGACTAGCTTCGGGGCCCATGGCGAGGGCTATTTGAGGTTCTCCTACGCCAACTCGACCGAAAATATCCGCGAGGCCATAAGCCGGATTCGCACCTGTCTTCGAGGGACTCTGCTGAAACATTAG
- a CDS encoding P-II family nitrogen regulator translates to MKKIEAIIKPFKLDEVKEALHEVGIQGITVTEAKGFGRQKGHTELYRGAEYVVDFLPKVKIEVVLEDGMLDRAVEAIQRAAHTGRIGDGKIFVTSIDEAIRIRTGERGADAL, encoded by the coding sequence ATGAAAAAGATCGAGGCGATCATCAAGCCTTTCAAGCTCGACGAGGTGAAGGAGGCGTTGCACGAAGTCGGCATTCAGGGGATCACGGTGACCGAGGCCAAGGGCTTCGGCCGGCAGAAGGGCCACACCGAGCTCTACCGGGGTGCCGAGTATGTCGTCGACTTTCTGCCCAAGGTGAAGATCGAGGTGGTGCTCGAGGATGGCATGCTCGACCGCGCCGTCGAGGCCATCCAGCGCGCCGCCCATACCGGGCGCATCGGCGACGGCAAGATCTTCGTCACCTCGATCGACGAGGCGATCCGCATCCGCACCGGCGAGCGCGGCGCGGACGCGCTCTAG
- the glnA gene encoding type I glutamate--ammonia ligase produces MSTPKKIMELIKEHDVKYVDLRFTDPRGKWQHLAHSIRTVSEDTLTEGFMMDGSSIAGWKAINESDMTLMPDLSTAVLDPFAAQPSLILICDTLEPSTNQPYTRCPRSVAKRSIAHLAATGIGDTAYFGPEAEFFVFDDVRYKVSMNKVFYEVDSEEGPYATDKKFEEGNMGHRPPIKGGYFPVPPVDSASDLRAEMLTQMEEMGLDIEKHHHEVAPAQHELGIKYDTLVKCGDNMQIYKYCVHMVAHSYGKTATFMAKPIKGDNGSGMHVHQSIWKKGKPLFAGNLYADLSETALFYIGGIIRHARAINAFSNSTTNSYKRLIPGFEAPVLLAYSSRNRSASCRIPHVASPKGKRVEVRFPDPMGNPYLTYAAMLMAGLDGIQNKIHPGDPIDKNLYDLPPEELKQVPTVCGSLREALGELDKNRAFLTKGGVFSDDFIDSYIELKMGEVYAMEHTPHPIEYEMYYSV; encoded by the coding sequence ATGTCCACGCCGAAAAAGATTATGGAATTGATCAAGGAGCACGACGTCAAATACGTCGATCTCCGCTTCACCGATCCGCGCGGCAAATGGCAGCACCTGGCGCACTCCATTAGGACCGTGAGCGAGGATACGCTGACCGAAGGCTTCATGATGGACGGCTCCTCGATCGCCGGCTGGAAGGCGATCAACGAGAGCGACATGACCCTGATGCCGGATCTGTCGACCGCAGTCCTCGATCCCTTCGCCGCCCAGCCCTCGCTCATCCTCATCTGCGACACGCTCGAGCCCTCGACCAACCAGCCCTACACCCGCTGCCCGCGCTCGGTCGCCAAGCGATCGATCGCGCATCTGGCCGCGACCGGAATCGGCGACACCGCCTATTTCGGCCCGGAGGCGGAGTTCTTCGTGTTCGACGACGTCCGCTACAAGGTGTCGATGAACAAGGTGTTCTACGAGGTCGACTCCGAGGAAGGCCCGTACGCCACCGACAAGAAGTTCGAGGAAGGCAATATGGGCCATCGGCCGCCGATCAAGGGCGGCTACTTCCCGGTGCCGCCGGTCGACTCCGCCTCGGATCTCAGGGCCGAGATGCTGACGCAGATGGAAGAGATGGGCCTCGACATCGAGAAGCACCACCACGAGGTGGCGCCGGCCCAGCACGAGCTCGGCATCAAGTACGACACGCTGGTGAAGTGCGGCGACAACATGCAGATCTATAAGTACTGCGTGCACATGGTCGCGCACTCCTACGGCAAGACCGCCACCTTCATGGCCAAGCCGATCAAGGGCGACAACGGCTCGGGCATGCATGTGCACCAGTCCATTTGGAAGAAGGGCAAGCCCCTCTTCGCCGGCAACCTCTATGCCGATCTCTCCGAGACGGCGCTCTTCTACATCGGCGGCATCATCCGCCATGCGCGCGCCATCAACGCGTTCTCCAACTCCACCACCAACAGCTACAAGCGGCTCATTCCCGGCTTTGAGGCGCCGGTGCTCTTGGCCTATTCCAGCCGCAACCGCTCGGCCTCCTGCCGCATCCCGCATGTGGCGAGCCCGAAGGGCAAGCGCGTTGAAGTGCGCTTCCCCGATCCCATGGGCAATCCCTACCTCACCTACGCCGCCATGCTGATGGCGGGCCTCGACGGGATCCAGAACAAGATCCATCCGGGCGACCCCATCGACAAGAACCTCTACGACTTGCCGCCGGAGGAACTCAAGCAGGTGCCGACTGTGTGCGGCTCCTTGCGCGAGGCCTTGGGCGAGCTCGACAAAAACCGCGCCTTCCTGACGAAGGGCGGGGTGTTCTCCGACGATTTCATCGACAGCTACATCGAGCTGAAGATGGGCGAGGTCTACGCCATGGAGCACACGCCGCATCCGATCGAGTACGAGATGTACTACTCGGTCTGA
- a CDS encoding ammonium transporter yields the protein MASNACRRVRPNPVWLGFPRRCHLLTIWATSLTVFGGVALLPASALAVEPAGLNPGNTAWMLTATALVLFMTLPGLALFYAGLVRSKNVLSVLAHCFAICCLISVLWLVVGYGLAFGDGGSANQWIGGGKALLAGVGPDSLTGDIPETVFFMFQMTFAIITPALIVGAYPERIKFGAVVVFSTLWSLIVYVPIAHWVWGGGWLAELGVMDFAGGLVVHLSAGTSALVMAAMLGHRKGHPQDTERPHSPGMTMAGASMLWVGWYGFNAGSALAANGNAGMAMVVTHVAAATAALTWMAVQWLDDRRPRLIGLVSGSIAGLAAITPASGFVGPIGALAIGLSAGAVCYFAARIVKRTIDLDDSLDVFAVHGVGGTIGVVLVSFFAAGALGGLGLQVTVWHQLTVQILGAVATIIWAGGLSYAIVKVTAALVGLKVSTEAEAEGLDLAVHGEHGYSI from the coding sequence ATGGCAAGCAATGCATGCCGGCGCGTCCGTCCCAATCCCGTGTGGCTTGGATTTCCGAGGCGATGCCATCTCCTCACGATCTGGGCGACGAGTTTGACGGTCTTCGGTGGCGTTGCCCTACTTCCGGCATCGGCGCTGGCTGTCGAGCCGGCCGGGCTCAACCCCGGCAACACCGCCTGGATGCTGACCGCCACGGCCCTCGTCCTGTTCATGACGCTACCGGGCCTGGCACTGTTTTACGCCGGGCTGGTTCGCTCGAAGAATGTGCTCTCGGTCTTGGCGCATTGCTTCGCCATCTGTTGCCTGATCTCCGTCCTCTGGCTGGTCGTGGGTTATGGGCTTGCTTTCGGGGATGGCGGCTCGGCCAACCAATGGATAGGCGGCGGCAAGGCGCTTCTTGCCGGCGTCGGTCCGGACTCGCTCACCGGCGACATTCCGGAAACCGTTTTCTTCATGTTCCAGATGACCTTCGCGATCATCACCCCGGCGCTGATCGTCGGCGCTTATCCCGAGCGCATCAAGTTCGGCGCAGTAGTGGTGTTTTCGACGCTGTGGTCGCTGATCGTCTATGTGCCGATCGCGCATTGGGTCTGGGGCGGCGGCTGGCTCGCTGAGCTCGGGGTCATGGACTTTGCCGGAGGGCTTGTCGTGCACTTGAGCGCCGGCACTTCGGCGCTCGTCATGGCGGCGATGCTCGGTCACCGCAAGGGACACCCTCAAGACACCGAGCGCCCGCACAGCCCGGGCATGACCATGGCCGGAGCTTCCATGCTCTGGGTCGGCTGGTACGGTTTCAATGCCGGCAGCGCCTTGGCCGCGAATGGCAATGCGGGAATGGCCATGGTGGTAACGCATGTGGCCGCGGCCACCGCCGCCTTGACCTGGATGGCGGTGCAATGGCTCGACGATCGGCGGCCGCGCCTTATCGGGCTGGTTTCGGGATCCATTGCCGGCCTTGCGGCGATAACGCCGGCTTCGGGTTTCGTCGGTCCGATCGGGGCTCTCGCGATCGGCCTGAGCGCAGGCGCGGTCTGCTACTTTGCCGCCCGCATCGTCAAGCGGACGATCGACCTCGACGACTCTCTCGATGTGTTCGCCGTGCATGGCGTCGGTGGGACCATCGGCGTCGTGTTGGTGAGCTTCTTTGCCGCAGGCGCCCTGGGCGGTCTGGGATTGCAGGTGACGGTTTGGCACCAGCTCACGGTGCAGATCTTGGGCGCCGTCGCCACGATCATATGGGCTGGCGGTCTCAGCTACGCGATCGTGAAGGTGACGGCGGCGCTGGTTGGACTCAAGGTCAGCACCGAGGCGGAAGCGGAAGGGTTGGACCTCGCCGTGCATGGCGAGCACGGATACTCTATCTGA
- a CDS encoding copper homeostasis protein CutC gives MTEPLFEICVEGVDGLVAAEAGGADRVELCAGLIEGGLTPSLGMVRQALRCARVPFHPIVRPRGGDFLYSAAEYASMLEDVDAMRGLGVAGVVIGCLNADGAVDEGRTAELVRRARPMRVTFHRAFDMARDADAALEALVRSGIDRVLTSGQHAMALEGLETLKRLSARAGDRIVIMGCGGLNPDTIGRVRRQVPLREFHFSAPREEPSGMVFANPQVSMGGTGRAREYLTTRTDSERVRATIKAARAALG, from the coding sequence ATGACCGAGCCTCTGTTCGAGATCTGCGTCGAGGGTGTCGACGGGCTAGTCGCCGCCGAGGCCGGCGGTGCCGACCGGGTCGAGCTCTGCGCCGGCCTCATCGAAGGCGGCCTCACACCGAGCCTGGGCATGGTCAGGCAAGCGCTGCGATGCGCCCGCGTTCCCTTCCACCCGATCGTCCGCCCGCGCGGCGGAGATTTTCTCTATTCCGCGGCCGAGTACGCAAGCATGCTGGAGGACGTGGACGCAATGCGCGGGCTCGGCGTGGCCGGCGTGGTGATCGGCTGCCTCAACGCCGACGGTGCCGTCGACGAGGGGCGCACGGCCGAACTGGTGCGGCGCGCGCGGCCGATGCGAGTCACCTTCCACCGCGCCTTCGACATGGCCCGCGACGCCGATGCGGCGCTGGAGGCGCTGGTCCGCTCAGGCATCGATCGCGTGCTGACCAGCGGGCAGCATGCAATGGCTCTCGAGGGGCTGGAGACGCTGAAGCGTCTCTCCGCGCGTGCCGGCGACCGCATCGTCATCATGGGGTGCGGCGGGCTCAACCCCGACACCATCGGGCGCGTCCGGCGCCAGGTTCCCTTGCGCGAGTTCCACTTCTCGGCCCCTCGGGAAGAGCCGAGCGGCATGGTCTTCGCCAACCCGCAGGTGAGCATGGGCGGCACCGGGAGAGCGCGCGAATACCTCACCACCCGCACTGACAGCGAACGCGTGCGCGCGACGATCAAGGCCGCCCGCGCGGCTCTGGGCTAG
- a CDS encoding SDR family oxidoreductase, translating into MTRLDGRVAIVTGAEQSIGAAIAAGLHQAGATVVLTGIRDADGNKAAAALGDRARYRRVDVESDGDIEACLKECAATHGRLDILVNCACSYLDSGLATTRADWLKNLNVTVVGAAIFVQKAAPYLTKPGGVVVNIGSVSGKFGNGNRGPYSAGKAALMHFTRCAAVALAPEGIRVVTVTPAWTWSPPMEAMTAGSREAADRGGAFVHPLGRVGRMEEVANAVVFAASDAASWINGCDIPVDGGFAMLGPDQGRGPKYWIAQAER; encoded by the coding sequence ATGACACGCCTCGACGGAAGAGTTGCCATCGTCACCGGCGCCGAGCAAAGCATCGGCGCCGCAATCGCCGCCGGGCTGCATCAGGCCGGCGCCACGGTCGTGCTGACCGGCATCCGCGATGCCGATGGCAACAAGGCAGCCGCCGCGCTGGGGGACCGGGCGCGCTACCGGCGTGTCGATGTCGAGAGCGACGGCGACATCGAGGCTTGCCTCAAGGAATGTGCAGCGACCCATGGCCGGCTCGACATCCTGGTGAACTGCGCCTGCTCCTATCTCGACAGCGGGCTCGCCACCACGCGCGCGGATTGGCTGAAGAACCTCAACGTGACCGTGGTCGGCGCGGCGATCTTCGTGCAGAAGGCCGCCCCCTATCTCACCAAGCCCGGCGGCGTGGTGGTCAACATCGGCAGCGTCAGCGGCAAGTTCGGCAACGGCAACCGCGGCCCCTACTCCGCCGGCAAGGCAGCACTCATGCATTTCACCCGCTGCGCGGCCGTGGCGCTCGCCCCGGAGGGCATCAGGGTGGTGACCGTCACGCCGGCCTGGACCTGGTCGCCGCCGATGGAGGCGATGACTGCGGGCAGCCGCGAGGCGGCCGACCGGGGTGGGGCCTTCGTGCATCCGCTCGGGCGCGTCGGCCGCATGGAGGAAGTGGCGAACGCCGTGGTGTTCGCCGCTTCGGATGCCGCCTCCTGGATCAATGGCTGCGACATTCCGGTGGATGGCGGCTTCGCCATGCTCGGCCCCGACCAAGGCCGCGGCCCGAAATACTGGATCGCCCAAGCTGAACGCTAG
- a CDS encoding acyl-CoA thioesterase, which yields MVIKPSKYPEPEASRKPRGELMVRTLAMPADTNPAGDIFGGWVLSQMDIAGGIAASMRARGRVATVAIDAMTFHRPVTVGDVVCCYADFKRVGRTSLTIAIEAWAIQHADQTHMLVTEGTFTYVAIDDDRRPRPVPAA from the coding sequence ATGGTAATAAAACCCAGCAAATATCCGGAGCCGGAAGCGAGCCGCAAGCCTCGGGGCGAGCTCATGGTGCGCACTCTGGCGATGCCGGCGGATACCAATCCCGCCGGCGATATCTTCGGCGGCTGGGTGCTCTCGCAGATGGACATCGCCGGTGGCATCGCCGCCAGCATGCGCGCCCGCGGCCGTGTCGCCACCGTGGCGATCGATGCGATGACATTCCATCGTCCGGTCACCGTCGGCGATGTCGTGTGCTGCTATGCCGACTTCAAGCGCGTCGGCCGCACCTCGCTCACCATCGCGATCGAGGCCTGGGCGATCCAGCACGCCGACCAGACCCACATGCTGGTGACCGAGGGAACCTTCACCTATGTCGCCATCGACGATGACCGTCGGCCGCGCCCGGTGCCGGCCGCCTGA